In Acidobacteriota bacterium, one genomic interval encodes:
- a CDS encoding aspartate ammonia-lyase, giving the protein MTFRIERDTLGEVNVPERAYYGAQTQRAIENFPISGLRAPEPLVTATVLVKKAAAEANVRLGRLSRRVGRAIVQAADEILAGGLREHFVVDVYQAGAGTSHNMNANEVIANRAAELLGGARGDVSLVHPNDHVNMGQSTNDVFPTATRLALLLIVPNLLRAGRALAQSLDGKSREFRRVLKTGRTHLQDAVPITLGQEFGGYAACIAVACDALEPSIDGLRELNLGSTAVGTGINAGTDYTELAIRRLRAHTGIAVRPAENRFRVTQSMGDVLAYSGAVRRLAVELSKVASDLRLLSMGPRAGIAEIQLPPVQPGSSIMPGKVNPSIAEMVNQVCYQVRGCDETIAGACEAGQLELNVMMPVIAWNAIHATTILGNAMDALRERCVTGIRADAERARELLDRSTAVATALSPYMGYAATADIAKEAVKTGRSVADLARERGLVDARKLARILAPEAMTTPGVPGEEKTDAKRENRTPGSGGGAARRGARGGRRQRAAADQARPAVSSRGSRPARGAGSRRVAEARADHGRARDRRRRGGR; this is encoded by the coding sequence ATGACTTTCCGCATCGAACGCGACACGCTCGGCGAGGTCAACGTCCCGGAGCGCGCCTATTACGGGGCGCAAACGCAGCGCGCGATCGAGAACTTCCCGATCAGCGGCCTGCGGGCGCCCGAACCGCTGGTCACCGCGACGGTCCTCGTGAAGAAGGCGGCGGCCGAGGCGAACGTGCGGCTTGGCCGGCTGTCCCGCCGGGTCGGCCGGGCCATCGTGCAGGCGGCCGACGAGATACTCGCGGGCGGGCTGCGCGAGCACTTCGTCGTGGATGTGTACCAGGCGGGCGCCGGCACCTCGCACAACATGAACGCGAACGAGGTGATCGCCAACCGTGCGGCGGAGCTGCTCGGCGGCGCGCGTGGCGACGTGTCCCTCGTGCATCCGAACGACCACGTCAACATGGGACAGTCCACCAATGACGTGTTCCCCACCGCCACGCGCCTGGCGCTGCTGCTGATCGTTCCCAACCTGCTCAGGGCCGGGCGCGCGCTTGCGCAGTCGCTCGACGGGAAGTCGCGCGAGTTCCGGCGCGTGCTCAAGACCGGGCGCACGCACCTGCAGGACGCGGTGCCGATCACGCTCGGGCAGGAGTTCGGCGGCTACGCCGCGTGCATCGCCGTGGCGTGCGACGCGCTGGAGCCGTCGATTGACGGACTGCGCGAGCTGAACCTCGGCTCCACCGCCGTGGGCACCGGCATCAACGCGGGCACCGACTACACCGAGCTCGCGATCCGCCGGCTGCGCGCGCACACCGGCATCGCCGTGCGCCCGGCGGAAAATCGCTTCCGCGTGACGCAGAGCATGGGCGACGTCCTGGCGTATTCCGGAGCGGTGCGGCGGCTCGCCGTGGAGCTCTCCAAGGTGGCCTCGGATCTGCGGCTGCTCAGCATGGGGCCCCGCGCCGGCATCGCCGAAATCCAGCTGCCGCCGGTGCAGCCCGGGTCGTCGATCATGCCGGGGAAAGTGAATCCGTCCATCGCGGAAATGGTGAACCAGGTCTGCTACCAGGTGCGCGGCTGCGACGAGACGATCGCGGGCGCATGCGAAGCGGGACAGCTCGAGCTCAACGTCATGATGCCCGTGATTGCCTGGAACGCCATCCACGCCACGACGATCCTCGGCAACGCGATGGACGCGCTGCGCGAGCGGTGCGTGACCGGCATCCGCGCCGATGCCGAGCGGGCGCGCGAGCTGCTCGATCGCAGCACGGCCGTGGCGACGGCGCTCAGCCCTTATATGGGGTACGCCGCCACGGCGGACATTGCGAAAGAGGCGGTCAAGACCGGCCGCAGCGTCGCCGACCTCGCGCGCGAGCGCGGGCTCGTCGACGCTCGCAAGCTGGCGCGCATCCTCGCGCCCGAGGCCATGACGACGCCGGGGGTTCCCGGCGAGGAGAAGACGGACGCCAAACGTGAGAACAGGACTCCAGGCAGCGGCGGCGGCGCTGCTCGTCGCGGCGCTCGCGGGGGGCGGCGCCAGCGCGCAGCAGCGGACCAGGCACGGCCGGCTGTTTCCTCCCGAGGATCTCGGCCTGCTCGAGGGGCCGGATCGCGACGCGTGGCAGAAGCCCGAGCAGATCATGGACGCGCTCGGGATCGCCGACGGCGCGGCGGTCGCTGA
- a CDS encoding fumarate hydratase, which yields MPPAFLDSLIQLITRTSTDLPPDVRAAMRRAAAAEPDGTRSAQALAVIAQNIDQAESCEGPICQDTGMPTFKIKTPVGANHIWMREQVRTAIAEATRRGKLRSNSVNSITGENTGDNLGPGTPIIHVEQWEKDEIEVKLLLKGGGCENTNVQYALPMELPHLGRADRSLEGVRKCILHAVWQAQGKGCSPGAIGVCIGGDRTSGYMHAKEQLFRTLDDVNPEPALAALEQTVMATVNSLGVGTMGFGGGVSLIGCKIGAVNRLPASFFVSVAYDCWAFRRLGVRLDAKTGAIKEWMYREPRGQKSEPMLPAARQDGGFPRTGQEITLTAPITEEQIRTLRVGDVVLVNGRMYTGRDAVHAHLAKNVPPVDLSGQVIYHCGPVMLKQGDRWTVAAAGPTTSIREEPYQGDIITRYGVRAVIGKGGMGAKTLAAMKDAGAVYLNAIGGAAQFYARCIERVDGVSLTEFGTPEAMWHFEVREFPAIVTMDAHGNSLHKEVEDSSARKLELLRA from the coding sequence ATGCCTCCCGCCTTTTTAGACAGCCTCATTCAGCTCATCACCAGGACGTCGACCGACCTGCCTCCCGACGTGCGCGCGGCGATGCGGCGCGCGGCGGCGGCCGAACCCGACGGCACGCGCTCGGCACAGGCGCTCGCCGTGATTGCCCAGAATATCGACCAGGCCGAGTCCTGCGAGGGTCCAATCTGCCAGGACACCGGCATGCCGACGTTCAAGATCAAGACGCCGGTCGGCGCGAACCACATCTGGATGCGCGAGCAGGTTCGCACGGCCATCGCCGAAGCCACCCGGCGCGGCAAGCTCCGATCGAACTCCGTCAACTCGATCACCGGCGAGAACACCGGCGACAACCTCGGGCCGGGGACGCCCATCATCCACGTCGAGCAGTGGGAGAAGGACGAGATCGAGGTGAAGCTGCTGCTGAAGGGGGGCGGCTGCGAGAACACCAACGTGCAGTACGCCCTGCCGATGGAGCTGCCGCACCTCGGGCGCGCCGACCGCTCGCTCGAAGGGGTGCGCAAGTGCATCCTGCACGCCGTGTGGCAGGCGCAGGGGAAGGGCTGCAGCCCGGGGGCGATCGGCGTCTGCATCGGCGGCGACCGGACCTCCGGCTACATGCACGCGAAGGAGCAGTTGTTCCGCACGCTGGACGATGTGAATCCGGAGCCGGCGCTGGCGGCGCTCGAGCAGACGGTCATGGCGACCGTCAATTCCCTTGGGGTCGGCACGATGGGGTTCGGCGGCGGCGTCTCCCTCATCGGCTGCAAGATCGGCGCGGTCAACCGGCTGCCGGCCAGTTTCTTCGTCTCCGTCGCGTACGACTGCTGGGCGTTCCGCCGCCTGGGCGTACGGCTGGACGCGAAGACGGGCGCCATCAAGGAGTGGATGTACCGCGAGCCGCGGGGGCAGAAGTCCGAACCGATGCTGCCGGCCGCGCGGCAGGATGGCGGCTTCCCGCGCACGGGCCAGGAAATCACCCTCACCGCGCCGATTACCGAGGAGCAGATCCGCACGCTCCGCGTGGGCGACGTCGTGCTGGTGAACGGCCGGATGTACACCGGGCGCGACGCCGTGCACGCGCACCTCGCGAAGAACGTGCCGCCGGTCGACCTGAGCGGCCAGGTGATCTACCACTGCGGTCCCGTGATGCTGAAGCAGGGAGACCGATGGACGGTGGCCGCGGCAGGCCCCACGACCAGCATTCGCGAAGAGCCCTACCAGGGGGACATCATCACGCGGTACGGCGTCCGCGCCGTCATCGGCAAGGGGGGCATGGGCGCGAAGACGCTGGCGGCGATGAAAGACGCGGGCGCGGTGTACCTCAATGCGATCGGCGGCGCGGCGCAGTTCTACGCGCGCTGCATCGAACGGGTGGATGGCGTCTCGCTGACCGAATTCGGCACCCCCGAAGCCATGTGGCACTTCGAGGTGCGTGAGTTCCCGGCGATCGTGACGATGGACGCGCACGGCAACTCGCTGCACAAGGAGGTCGAGGACAGCTCCGCGAGGAAACTGGAGTTGCTTCGCGCGTAG
- a CDS encoding glucose-6-phosphate isomerase encodes MRDLETIVPRIWRRDTAVWMPQGRESETAARAIGNRLGWLDAPETMAEHANRVSALAEMARREGVRDVHLIGMGGSSLCAEVMRTSQAGHAAERDGAPALHILDTTDERALTAVAGRMDPSRTWFLVASKSGGTVEVASLERYFWSRMRAALGERAGRHFVAITDPGTVLEALARERGYRDTFLNPPDVGGRFSALTLFGLVPAALIGMDPRHLLRAAAEMAAGCHETGPLNPGLALGAFMAHECSHGRDKLTVLLPPSLRTLGLWIEQLVAESTGKHGTGVLPIVDEDPRAATAYGPDRAFVSLETERDRVDADVDAIEGAGHPLLRLTMRSDALGAEFFRWEFATAVAGAALEINPFDEPNVQEAKDRTKALLAQVVQGGALQDAPPAEADSARALAALVRQLAPPRYLGILSYLPVESDTLEAIAEFRAAVGDRTQAATTLGVGPRYLHSTGQYHKGGPDTGTFLVVTGEDETATPVPDAPYTFSVLKRAQAIGDLQALQAHSRKVVRVHLGAMNERGHALRRIFRTAL; translated from the coding sequence GTGCGGGATCTGGAGACCATCGTCCCTCGAATCTGGCGGCGGGATACCGCCGTCTGGATGCCCCAGGGGCGCGAGTCCGAGACGGCGGCCAGAGCGATTGGGAACCGCCTGGGCTGGCTGGACGCGCCGGAGACGATGGCTGAGCACGCCAATCGCGTGAGCGCGCTGGCAGAGATGGCGCGGCGGGAAGGCGTCCGCGACGTGCATCTGATCGGCATGGGCGGCAGCAGCCTCTGCGCCGAGGTGATGCGCACGTCCCAGGCCGGGCACGCGGCGGAAAGAGACGGTGCGCCCGCGCTCCACATCCTCGATACGACCGATGAACGCGCGCTGACGGCGGTCGCCGGGCGCATGGATCCGTCGCGCACGTGGTTCCTGGTCGCGAGCAAGAGCGGCGGCACGGTGGAAGTCGCGTCGCTGGAGCGCTATTTCTGGTCGCGGATGCGCGCCGCGCTCGGCGAGCGGGCCGGTCGCCACTTCGTCGCGATCACCGATCCCGGAACGGTGCTGGAAGCGCTCGCCAGGGAGCGCGGCTACCGTGACACCTTCCTGAATCCTCCAGATGTGGGGGGACGCTTTTCCGCGCTGACGCTGTTCGGCCTCGTGCCCGCCGCGCTCATCGGCATGGATCCCAGGCACCTGCTGCGCGCGGCCGCGGAGATGGCGGCCGGCTGCCACGAAACCGGGCCGCTCAATCCGGGCCTGGCGCTCGGCGCATTCATGGCACACGAGTGCAGTCACGGCCGCGACAAGCTGACGGTCCTGCTGCCTCCCTCGCTGCGCACGCTTGGCCTGTGGATCGAGCAGCTCGTCGCCGAAAGCACGGGCAAGCACGGCACCGGCGTGCTGCCGATCGTGGACGAAGATCCGCGGGCCGCAACCGCGTACGGCCCGGACCGCGCGTTCGTCTCGCTCGAGACGGAGCGCGACCGGGTCGACGCTGATGTCGATGCGATCGAGGGGGCGGGGCACCCGCTGCTGCGGCTCACCATGCGGTCCGATGCGCTCGGCGCGGAATTCTTTCGGTGGGAGTTCGCCACGGCGGTCGCGGGCGCCGCGCTGGAGATCAATCCGTTCGACGAGCCGAACGTGCAGGAGGCGAAGGACCGCACGAAGGCGCTGCTCGCGCAGGTCGTGCAGGGAGGCGCCCTCCAGGACGCGCCGCCGGCTGAAGCCGACAGCGCGCGCGCGCTCGCCGCGCTCGTGCGCCAGCTCGCGCCGCCGCGGTATCTCGGGATCCTGTCGTACCTGCCGGTGGAGTCCGACACGCTGGAGGCGATCGCGGAGTTCCGCGCCGCGGTTGGCGATCGGACGCAGGCCGCCACGACGCTCGGCGTCGGGCCGCGCTACCTGCACTCGACCGGCCAGTATCACAAAGGGGGGCCCGACACCGGAACGTTCCTCGTGGTGACCGGTGAGGATGAGACGGCGACTCCGGTGCCGGACGCGCCGTACACGTTCAGCGTGCTGAAGCGGGCGCAGGCCATCGGCGACCTGCAGGCGCTGCAGGCACACAGCCGGAAGGTCGTGCGCGTTCACCTCGGCGCGATGAACGAACGCGGGCACGCGCTGCGACGGATCTTCAGGACGGCACTGTGA
- a CDS encoding aldehyde dehydrogenase family protein, translating into MAKAPTTAQFPFWLAGMAGRTRATLEVKSPFNGAPVGRTWLAGEAEFEQATKAAVAAAPAMRQLPAFERAAILMRVSATLTERREQFGRVLAGEAGKPIRDALAEVDRASMTFHVAAEEARRIGGEVIPLDLAPHGQGRVALTRRFPIGPVAAISPFNFPLNLTSHKIAPAIAAGNPIVLKPATRTPLSAVMLGEAVQQAGLPQGALSVLPMGREVGDKLVTDDRYKLLTFTGSSAVGWSMKKRSGKKKVILELGGNAGVIVDESADLDFAVQRVAVGGFAFAGQSCIAVQRVFVHERVYDDFAARLVAKVESLTVGDPLDPATDIGPMIEEKEVDRIETWVREAIRGKARVLTGAKRLGASMYAPTVLSDVPLTAKVCTQEVFAPLVALFKFADFQKAVAAVNQSNYGLQAGVFTRDLLHALWAFDALEVGGVLVNDVPTWRIDHMPYGGVKDSGLGREGPRYTIEEMTELKLLVINQQLG; encoded by the coding sequence ATGGCGAAAGCACCGACCACTGCGCAGTTCCCGTTCTGGCTCGCCGGCATGGCCGGGCGGACCCGTGCAACCCTCGAGGTGAAGAGCCCGTTTAACGGCGCGCCGGTCGGCCGGACGTGGCTCGCCGGCGAAGCGGAGTTCGAGCAGGCGACGAAGGCGGCGGTGGCCGCCGCGCCGGCGATGCGCCAGCTGCCGGCGTTCGAGCGGGCGGCGATTCTCATGCGCGTGTCCGCGACGCTCACCGAGCGCCGCGAGCAGTTCGGCCGGGTGCTCGCGGGCGAAGCGGGCAAGCCGATCCGGGATGCGCTCGCCGAGGTCGATCGCGCGTCGATGACGTTCCACGTCGCCGCGGAGGAAGCGCGCCGCATCGGCGGCGAGGTCATCCCGCTCGACCTCGCGCCGCACGGCCAGGGACGCGTCGCGCTGACACGCCGCTTCCCGATCGGGCCGGTCGCGGCCATCTCGCCGTTCAACTTTCCGCTCAACCTGACGTCGCACAAGATTGCGCCCGCGATCGCCGCGGGCAACCCCATCGTGCTCAAGCCCGCAACGCGCACGCCGCTGAGCGCGGTCATGCTCGGCGAGGCGGTGCAGCAGGCGGGGCTGCCGCAGGGGGCGCTCTCGGTGCTGCCGATGGGGCGCGAAGTCGGCGACAAGCTCGTGACCGACGACCGTTACAAGCTTCTGACCTTCACCGGATCCTCCGCGGTGGGCTGGAGCATGAAGAAGCGATCGGGCAAGAAGAAAGTCATCCTGGAACTCGGCGGCAACGCCGGCGTCATCGTCGACGAGAGCGCCGACCTGGATTTCGCGGTGCAGCGGGTCGCCGTCGGCGGCTTTGCCTTCGCCGGACAGAGCTGCATCGCCGTGCAGCGCGTGTTCGTGCACGAGCGGGTGTACGACGACTTCGCCGCAAGGCTCGTCGCGAAAGTCGAGTCGCTGACGGTGGGCGATCCGCTCGATCCGGCCACCGACATCGGGCCGATGATCGAGGAAAAGGAGGTCGATCGGATCGAGACCTGGGTCCGGGAGGCGATCAGGGGCAAGGCGCGGGTGCTCACGGGCGCGAAACGACTCGGCGCGTCGATGTACGCGCCGACGGTGCTGTCCGACGTGCCGCTGACGGCGAAGGTCTGCACGCAGGAAGTCTTCGCGCCGCTCGTCGCCCTGTTCAAGTTCGCCGATTTCCAGAAAGCCGTCGCCGCGGTCAACCAGTCGAACTATGGCCTGCAGGCGGGCGTCTTCACGCGCGACCTGCTGCACGCGCTGTGGGCGTTCGACGCGCTCGAGGTCGGTGGCGTCCTCGTGAACGACGTGCCCACCTGGCGCATCGACCACATGCCGTACGGCGGCGTGAAGGACTCCGGGCTCGGCCGGGAGGGCCCGCGCTACACCATCGAGGAGATGACGGAACTGAAGTTGCTGGTGATCAACCAGCAGCTGGGCTGA
- the erpA gene encoding iron-sulfur cluster insertion protein ErpA, translating into MITVTTTAASKINELLTEENKNAAALRVFVQGGGCSGFQYGLMIDEGEGEATTDTVVESNGVKLVVDPISARYLRGAEVDFVDNLTGGGFTIKNPNAKSTCGCGSSFNV; encoded by the coding sequence ATGATTACCGTTACCACGACTGCCGCATCGAAGATCAACGAGCTGTTGACTGAAGAGAACAAGAACGCCGCGGCGCTGCGGGTCTTCGTCCAGGGGGGGGGCTGCTCGGGGTTTCAGTACGGGCTCATGATCGACGAAGGCGAGGGTGAGGCGACCACCGACACCGTCGTCGAGTCGAACGGCGTGAAGCTCGTGGTGGATCCCATCAGCGCGCGATACCTGCGTGGCGCGGAAGTCGACTTCGTCGACAACCTCACCGGCGGCGGTTTCACGATCAAGAACCCGAACGCGAAATCCACCTGCGGCTGCGGCAGCTCGTTTAACGTGTAG
- a CDS encoding transcriptional repressor, whose product MDTATAYIERLRPAGGKRSGKRDLIVNVFLRQEGHLSADDLVDLIRREDHKISRATVYRTLQWMVDAGIARKVDFGEGRFRFEHSYRHPRHFHLICKSCNQSSEFLSSDIEALLEEVAAARNFSARQSVLQIYGTCESCRTGRRQEAPQGAPTELLFARDALRIAIATERSGLEFYTRAARMTKDARGRRVFEKLAEEEKHHLATLEARYRQLLAQDPQLDSRPTFLFFKGAANGLFAAGTDQLARGGVNDRQALMIGIRCERGSHKFFKRYGERFEDSEGKQIFLEFADEERQHLDLLIREYRALVARASKRKARRRTPRATA is encoded by the coding sequence ATGGATACAGCCACCGCCTACATTGAGCGTCTGCGCCCGGCCGGCGGCAAGCGGTCAGGGAAGCGCGACCTGATCGTGAATGTTTTCCTGCGGCAGGAAGGGCACCTCAGTGCGGACGATCTGGTGGACCTCATCCGGCGAGAGGACCACAAGATCAGCCGCGCGACGGTGTACCGCACGCTGCAGTGGATGGTGGACGCGGGCATCGCGCGCAAGGTCGATTTCGGCGAGGGGCGCTTCCGCTTCGAGCACTCCTACCGGCACCCGCGGCACTTCCATCTGATCTGCAAGAGCTGCAACCAGTCGTCGGAGTTTCTCAGCTCCGACATCGAGGCGCTGCTCGAGGAGGTGGCCGCCGCCCGTAATTTCTCCGCGCGCCAGAGCGTGCTGCAGATTTACGGTACGTGCGAGTCGTGCCGCACCGGCCGCCGGCAGGAGGCGCCGCAGGGGGCGCCGACCGAGCTGCTGTTCGCCCGCGATGCGCTGCGCATTGCCATCGCCACCGAGCGATCCGGGCTCGAGTTCTATACCCGCGCCGCCCGGATGACGAAGGACGCGCGCGGCCGGCGCGTGTTCGAGAAGCTCGCCGAGGAAGAGAAACACCACCTGGCCACGCTCGAGGCGCGCTACCGCCAGCTGCTCGCGCAGGACCCGCAGCTCGACTCGCGGCCGACGTTCCTCTTCTTCAAGGGAGCGGCCAACGGCCTGTTCGCGGCCGGCACCGACCAGCTCGCGCGCGGCGGCGTGAACGATCGCCAGGCGCTCATGATCGGCATCCGCTGCGAGCGGGGATCGCACAAGTTCTTCAAGCGGTACGGCGAGCGGTTCGAGGACTCGGAAGGCAAGCAGATCTTTCTCGAGTTCGCAGACGAGGAGCGGCAGCATCTCGATCTGCTCATCCGCGAATACCGCGCGCTGGTCGCGCGCGCCAGCAAGCGGAAGGCGCGACGCCGCACGCCGCGCGCCACCGCGTGA
- a CDS encoding PHP domain-containing protein: MIDLHLHTNVSDGQDTPAELVERCRARGIRVLSVTDHDTTAGWDATAAASAAAGLTLVRGVEVTAVLDGRDVHVLGYFPPIRVPILDEFLAEQRQHRIRRVHAIADRLAALGKPIDVNAVLCSGARHAGRSIGRPRIADAMIAAGHVASRDQAFAQYLGTGCLAFVPRTGASPEEVVELISSSGGLASLAHPGLLDRDDRLPSLIVAGMPAIEVFHSDHDAEMRARYQRLARASGLLMTGGSDYHGETAAHGELGGVTLPEEHYHALRERLFA; this comes from the coding sequence GTGATCGATCTCCATCTTCACACCAACGTCTCGGACGGGCAGGACACGCCCGCCGAGCTCGTCGAGCGCTGCCGCGCCAGGGGCATCCGCGTCCTCTCGGTCACCGATCACGACACCACCGCGGGATGGGACGCGACCGCCGCCGCGTCGGCCGCCGCCGGCCTGACGTTGGTCCGCGGCGTCGAGGTCACCGCGGTATTGGACGGTCGCGACGTGCACGTGCTGGGGTACTTTCCCCCGATCCGGGTGCCGATCCTCGACGAGTTCCTTGCCGAGCAGCGGCAGCACCGGATTCGGCGGGTGCACGCGATCGCGGACCGCCTGGCCGCGCTGGGCAAGCCGATTGACGTGAACGCCGTGCTCTGCTCGGGAGCCCGGCACGCCGGCCGGTCCATCGGCCGCCCGCGCATCGCAGACGCCATGATTGCCGCGGGCCACGTCGCGTCGCGCGACCAGGCGTTCGCGCAGTATCTCGGCACCGGCTGCCTCGCGTTCGTGCCGCGCACCGGTGCGTCGCCCGAGGAGGTCGTCGAGCTGATTTCGTCGTCGGGCGGACTCGCGTCGCTCGCGCACCCCGGCCTGCTCGACAGGGACGACCGCCTGCCGTCGCTCATCGTCGCCGGGATGCCCGCGATCGAGGTGTTTCATTCCGACCACGACGCGGAGATGCGAGCCCGCTACCAGCGGCTGGCGCGCGCCAGCGGCCTGCTGATGACGGGCGGATCGGATTATCACGGCGAAACGGCGGCGCACGGTGAGCTGGGCGGCGTGACCCTGCCCGAAGAGCACTACCACGCTCTGCGGGAACGGCTGTTTGCATGA
- a CDS encoding superoxide dismutase family protein, which produces MHIRHIAAIAAACGLASAVALAQPGEVTARATATIKGEGISGQATFTERRMGEGTVVMIELTAEGLKPGRHGVHLHAVGKCEPDFAAAGGHFDPGPAGNPDPDANHPFHMGDIPNLTVGQDGKGTLRAMTSRATLSDGPVSLFDADGSAIIIHGNPDQGITGEPKSGVSGGPRVACGVITKS; this is translated from the coding sequence ATGCACATCCGTCACATCGCGGCCATCGCGGCCGCGTGCGGTCTCGCGTCCGCCGTCGCACTCGCGCAGCCCGGCGAAGTCACCGCGCGGGCCACCGCGACCATCAAGGGGGAAGGCATCAGCGGCCAGGCCACGTTCACCGAGCGCCGCATGGGCGAAGGCACGGTCGTGATGATCGAGCTGACCGCCGAAGGGTTGAAGCCCGGCCGCCACGGCGTCCACCTGCATGCCGTCGGCAAATGCGAGCCGGATTTCGCCGCGGCCGGCGGACACTTCGATCCGGGCCCAGCCGGCAACCCGGATCCCGACGCGAACCATCCGTTCCACATGGGAGACATCCCGAATCTCACCGTGGGCCAGGACGGCAAAGGAACACTGCGCGCCATGACCTCGCGCGCGACGCTCAGTGACGGCCCGGTGAGCCTGTTCGACGCGGACGGCTCGGCGATCATCATCCATGGCAATCCCGACCAGGGCATCACGGGCGAACCGAAGTCCGGCGTGAGCGGCGGGCCGCGCGTGGCCTGCGGGGTGATCACGAAGAGTTGA
- a CDS encoding YdcF family protein, which translates to MPYYLSPIIRRLFVAQIAVVCLLVAALPFAGRALYREDPLEKADAIMVLAGDRVIRWLEAHELVREGWSPVIVLSAGYRESVERALVERGVRIPSEGEVARAALLQLGHAAASVRVLGFADNTAAEGALLRREATARGWRRVIVVTAKLHTRRAGFAVRRELAGTNVRVIVRASRYDDDDPARYWRKRRTMRAMLGELPKMIAYLLGLGA; encoded by the coding sequence GTGCCCTACTACCTCAGTCCCATCATTCGCCGCCTCTTCGTCGCGCAGATCGCCGTCGTCTGCCTGCTCGTTGCCGCGCTCCCCTTCGCGGGGCGCGCCCTCTATCGCGAGGATCCGCTGGAGAAGGCGGACGCCATCATGGTGCTCGCCGGAGATCGGGTGATCCGCTGGCTCGAGGCGCACGAACTTGTCCGGGAAGGCTGGTCACCGGTGATCGTCCTGAGCGCCGGCTATCGCGAATCGGTGGAGCGCGCGCTGGTGGAACGGGGGGTGCGCATCCCGAGCGAGGGAGAGGTCGCGCGCGCGGCGCTCCTCCAGCTCGGTCACGCCGCCGCGTCGGTGCGGGTGCTCGGCTTTGCGGACAACACCGCGGCGGAAGGCGCGCTGCTTCGACGCGAGGCGACCGCCAGGGGCTGGAGACGCGTCATCGTTGTCACGGCGAAGCTGCACACGCGCCGGGCAGGGTTCGCGGTGCGACGCGAGCTGGCGGGGACCAACGTGCGCGTCATCGTGCGCGCGTCACGCTATGACGATGATGATCCGGCGAGATACTGGAGGAAGCGCCGGACCATGCGCGCGATGCTGGGCGAGCTGCCGAAGATGATCGCGTACCTGCTGGGGCTCGGAGCATAG
- a CDS encoding cold shock domain-containing protein, with translation MPSGTIARLLIDKGFGFIRDESGVEHFFHRSAVRGAVFELLREGQRVEFSIEESQKGPRAGDVRLIEG, from the coding sequence ATGCCAAGCGGGACGATTGCCAGATTGTTGATTGACAAGGGTTTCGGGTTCATCCGCGACGAGAGCGGCGTGGAGCACTTTTTCCATCGTAGTGCCGTCCGTGGCGCCGTCTTCGAGTTGCTGCGTGAAGGGCAGCGCGTCGAGTTCAGCATCGAGGAGTCGCAGAAGGGGCCGCGCGCCGGAGATGTGCGCCTGATCGAAGGCTGA
- a CDS encoding nucleotidyltransferase family protein, giving the protein MITGIVLAAGSGTRIGCPKALLRTGRGDESFLERACAALHDSGVDAVMAVVAPNLADVAVTAMTRVLVNDDPGRGQLSSLQVALAVLDPSTEAIVALPVDVPLVRPDTIRALVARWRESRPKVVRPVRTLRETQHGHPVVFDRAVFDDLAHAPLSEGAKPVVHRHASPSGEVTVDEDAGAFTDIDTVEEYVEVFGRLPEAVSIR; this is encoded by the coding sequence GTGATTACCGGGATTGTGCTCGCCGCGGGGAGCGGAACACGCATCGGCTGCCCGAAGGCCCTGCTCCGGACAGGGCGCGGAGACGAGTCGTTTCTCGAGCGCGCGTGCGCCGCGCTCCACGACTCGGGCGTGGACGCGGTGATGGCGGTGGTCGCCCCCAATCTGGCCGATGTGGCGGTCACCGCCATGACGCGCGTCCTCGTCAACGACGATCCCGGGCGGGGGCAGCTCTCGTCTCTGCAGGTCGCCCTGGCGGTGCTCGATCCGTCGACCGAGGCGATCGTGGCGCTGCCGGTCGATGTACCGCTGGTGCGACCTGACACCATACGCGCGCTGGTCGCCCGCTGGAGGGAATCGCGGCCAAAGGTCGTTCGTCCGGTGAGAACGCTGCGCGAGACGCAGCACGGGCATCCTGTCGTGTTCGACCGGGCCGTGTTCGACGATCTGGCGCACGCGCCGCTATCCGAAGGTGCGAAGCCTGTCGTGCACCGCCACGCCTCGCCATCAGGAGAGGTGACTGTCGACGAAGACGCGGGCGCGTTTACCGACATTGATACGGTCGAAGAGTATGTCGAGGTGTTCGGGCGGCTGCCAGAGGCGGTCTCGATTCGCTGA